One stretch of Armigeres subalbatus isolate Guangzhou_Male chromosome 2, GZ_Asu_2, whole genome shotgun sequence DNA includes these proteins:
- the LOC134214099 gene encoding uncharacterized protein LOC134214099: MSDIKLDVPAEDDMATRVFWEILSPLGYIPQPVKEALRSTGFDNLLSLSAMRESDLDEITTQYKLPMGHRRLIRVLSERINQLGMEDLTAKLLRKLDRQATTIVKVSKPTPPNPTSSDSRDEPPIATRPVPSPEILVEMYRTKLQQNILSWLTTHGEVGSKEIELQDININVSMLEGKLQGSVICPFCRMEIKIYIRAPDADSSGAIANSNYIKHYNRMHRKTPMPPKSPAASSWNTSFGTPPPGSMMSLEQHQQALAHLHAEQQAAAYAAVTAAASGGSGGTAGSSGGGQLPNPAAVYELLFKQESNSWDD, encoded by the coding sequence ATTCTATCTCCCTTGGGCTACATTCCACAACCAGTGAAGGAAGCCCTCCGATCTACGGGTTTCGACAATCTTCTATCGCTGTCGGCCATGCGGGAATCCgatctggacgagatcaccacaCAATATAAATTACCAATGGGTCACCGACGACTGATACGGGTTCTTTCGGAACGTATCAACCAATTGGGCATGGAAGATCTAACGGCGAAGCTACTACGAAAGTTAGACCGTCAGGCAACTACCATCGTCAAGGTGTCCAAGCCTACACCTCCGAATCCAACGAGCAGCGATTCCCGGGATGAACCTCCAATCGCTACTCGACCTGTTCCCTCCCCGGAAATACTAGTCGAAATGTATCGTACGAAGTTACAGCAGAATATTCTCTCGTGGTTAACCACTCATGGCGAAGTTGGATCGAAGGAAATCGAACTACAGGACATCAACATCAATGTATCGATGTTGGAAGGCAAACTTCAAGGCTCTGTCATCTGCCCGTTCTGTCGCATGGAAATCAAAATCTACATCCGGGCTCCGGATGCGGACAGCAGCGGTGCCATTGCCAACTCAAACTACATCAAACATTACAACCGGATGCACCGAAAAACTCCGATGCCTCCCAAATCACCTGCCGCCAGCAGTTGGAATACGTCGTTCGGGACACCTCCACCGGGAAGCATGATGTCCCTGGAGCAACACCAACAAGCTTTGGCGCATTTACACGCTGAACAGCAGGCGGCGGCCTACGCAGCGGTAACGGCTGCCGCCAGTGGCGGTAGCGGCGGAACTGCAGGCAGTAGTGGTGGTGGGCAGCTGCCCAATCCAGCTGCAGTTTACGAACTGTTGTTCAAACAGGAATCTAACAGCTGGGACGATTGA
- the LOC134208854 gene encoding uncharacterized protein LOC134208854, producing MPQNLIYRHIWWNGPAALNQSNVKVVQPYYLQDDQLPEMRTCLSLVVPPLRDFQKANELDKALKLIVCLVQNEALQPELHALKNGGTHRLRSLQPFVDPVDGILRVGGRVKKAFIPYDSRHQMLLPAKHPVTEVLIHHEHLNNLHVGQRALLAIVRERFWPLQAKNTIRKVIKQCIPCFRANPMKTTQLMGDLPSYRVQPSPAFFHTGVDYAGPFLIKSLIQARKSMITKGYICLFVCLSTRAIHLELVSSLTTDAFLTTLRRFTGRRGPVSKIYSDNATNFVGAEAELEQLYTLFAIEHHITQLTEFCGGRSITWSFIPPRSPHFGGIWESGVKSVKHHLKRVIGNQKLTFEEMSTVLVQIESVLNSRPLTPCSDDPTDLTAITPAHFLVGRQMQAIPEPSYTTMKLSTLSRWQLGQVIQQHFWKRWLVEYLSGMQNRQKWFKRTKIKEGALVLINDPNVPPMQWQLGRIIKTHPGDDNAIRVVTLRTANGANVSGV from the exons ATGCCACAGAACCTTATTTACCGACACATTTGGTGGAATGGCCCGGCTGCGTTGAATCAGAGTAACGTGAAGGTGGTGCAACCGTATTATTTACAAGATGACCAGCTACCTGAAATGCGAACATGCTTGAGTCTTGTTGTACCGCCATTAAG agactttcagaaAGCCAACGAACTTGATAAAGCCTTGAAGTTAATAGTGTGTCTTGTACAAAACGAAGCTCTCCAGCCCGAGCTGCACGCATTGAAGAATGGTGGTACGCATCGTCTACGAAGTTTACAACCGTTTGTTGATCCAGTCGACGGTATTCTCCGAGTTGGTGGTCGTGTGAAGAAGGCGTTTATTCCGTACGATAGTCGCCACCAAATGCTATTACCAGCGAAACATCCTGTAACCGAAGTACTGATTCATCATGAACATCTAAACAACCTACATGTAGGGCAGAGGGCCTTGCTGGCAATCGTGCGTGAACGTTTTTGGCCACTGCAGGCTAAGAACACTATTCGAAAGGTGATTAAACAGTGTATTCCGTGCTTCAGGGCAAATCCGATGAAAACGACACAATTGATGGGTGACCTCCCGTCGTATCGAGTGCAGCCGTCCCCCGCTTTTTTCCACACTGGTGTCGATTACGCGGGTCCTTTTTTGATTAAATCACTCATCCAAGCACGCAAGTCGATGATAACGAAGGGCTACATCTGTCTCTTTGTTTGCCTTAGTACACGTGCCATTCATCTAGAACTTGTATCAAGCCTTACCACCGACGCCTTCCTTACTACTTTGAGGCGTTTTACTGGACGACGAGGACCTGTCAGCAAAATCTACTCCGATAATGCTACCAACTTTGTTGGAGCTGAGGCTGAGTTGGAGCAATTGTAcacattgtttgctattgaacaTCATATCACGCAGCTGACAGAATTTTGCGGAGGCCGGTCTATTACGTGGAGTTTCATTCCACCGAGAAGTCCACATTTTGGTGGAATTTGGGAGTCCGGAGTTAAGTCGGTCAAACACCACCTGAAGAGAGTTATTGGCAATCAGAAGCTGACGTTTGAAGAAATGAGTACTGTACTGGTTCAGATTGAGTCCGTCCTTAACTCAAGACCGCTGACTCCCTGTTCTGATGACCCAACCGATTTGACTGCCATTACTCCTGCACATTTCCTAGTTGGACGTCAAATGCAGGCTATTCCTGAACCGTCGTACACAACCATGAAGCTTTCAACACTGTCACGGTGGCAATTGGGGCAAGTCATCCAGCAACATTTTTGGAAACGGTGGTTGGTCGAGTACCTGTCGGGGATGCAGAATCGTCAGAAGTGGTTTAAGAGAACAAAAATTAAAGAAGGAGCCTTGGTACTCATCAACGATCCCAATGTTCCGCCGATGCAGTGGCAACTCGGTAGAATAATCAAGACGCATCCAGGAGACGACAACGCCATCAGGGTTGTAACTCTGAGAACCGCGAATGGGGCGAATGTAAGCGGGGTGTAA
- the LOC134218052 gene encoding regulator of MON1-CCZ1 complex-like: MDRASDFQHYYLELSSEPVRFDAVSQLTNVFFDDAKQQVFAVRSGGATGIVVKSANDVQNISFCMEDRGTIRSIKFAPDNQVLAVQRNEIAVEFVPFNANNQPNVADMLVHQGKNTIYGFVWVHDRQVALISNAGVEIFQINLEKRTLKSVKSLNSSVSWFSFCPPSNFALLSSNNGSILTPVLLKPSTITKLPRLELGAGQSCSGRDVTLAQLYGTNAIMILKQLQNRQFEVVIYLLNGPGLAPKKSHILRLGQNGRFAMNIVDDVVVVHHQATATSMLFDIALGGGEMDANSGAVIHQPIIPAKPIKPFALEVPSISLDGKTVNCDLYSQHWVLFQPNIVIDAKLGCLWYVLLKLNSLCTLITDRIRLVEFLLQRSDGKSALLNVLKEMMGTNYSGTMLPVIETVFNKLNALYKSVLDNELQSQMALMALSSKSQSQKHVVTPRVLIDQADMYTAVFSCITEAEQLGKILLLYLHSLARHGIAPSHELSKQIVIDLVNNKQFDTLQNLLKYSALNESKPLACFLLSLSNKHPSISQMALDMLARLNANEIILEVLLERGQVIEALRIAKQMPGADSLPARKYLEAAFKTKDPLVFHSVYSFFQAKNIRVRGSPDFLKHEQCGEYVQHYQTLISTQCL, translated from the exons ATGGATAGAGCATCGGATTTTCAACACTACTATCTGGAGTTATCGTCGGAACCTGTTCGGTTCGATGCTGTGAGTCAATTGACTAATGTGTTCTTCGATGACGCCAAGCAGCAG GTATTTGCCGTACGTTCCGGAGGTGCCACTGGGATTGTAGTAAAGAGTGCCAACGATGTGCAGAATATATCCTTCTGCATGGAAGACCGTGGCACAATTCGTTCGATCAAGTTTGCACCCGATAACCAAGTTCTAGCAGTTCAACGAAACGAGATAGCCGTGGAATTCGTGCCGTTCAACGCAAATAATCAACCAAACGTAGCAGATATGCTGGTCCACCAGGGGAAAAATACCATTTACGGATTTGTGTGGGTTCACGATCGCCAGGTAGCACTAATCTCCAACGCGGGAGTGGAGATCTTCCAGATAAATCTGGAGAAGCGAACACTGAAATCGGTCAAGTCTCTGAACTCATCGGTCAGTTGGTTCAGCTTCTGTCCGCCGTCAAACTTTGCGTTGCTATCGTCGAACAATGGGTCCATCTTGACACCGGTTCTTCTGAAGCCATCGACCATCACGAAACTACCCCGGCTGGAATTAGGTGCTGGTCAGAGCTGTTCTGGGCGAGACGTCACCTTGGCGCAACTTTACGGAACCAATGCTATCATGATACTGAAGCAGCTGCAGAATCGTCAGTTTGAAGTCGTTATATACCTATTGAATGGTCCTGGTCTGGCACCGAAGAAATCCCACATACTTCGATTGGGACAAAACGGTCGCTTCGCTATGAACATTGTCGACGATGTGGTGGTAGTGCATCATCAAGCTACGGCCACTTCGATGCTGTTCGACATTGCCCTCGGCGGAGGAGAGATGGACGCCAACTCTGGTGCGGTTATCCATCAGCCGATAATTCCagccaaaccaatcaaaccttTTGCCTTGGAAGTGCCGAGCATATCGCTCGACGGAAAGACGGTTAATTGTGATCTTT ATTCCCAACACTGGGTCCTATTTCAACCGAACATTGTAATCGATGCCAAGTTGGGCTGCCTGTGGTACGTGTTGTTGAAGCTCAATTCGCTCTGCACGCTTATCACCGACCGAATCCGTCTGGTGGAATTTCTTCTACAACGAAGCGACGGCAAGTCTGCTCTGCTAAACGTACTCAAAGAGATGATGGGTACCAACTACAGCGGAACCATGCTGCCAGTCATCGAGACTGTGTTTAATAAGTTGAACGCCTTGTACAAAAGCGTACTGGACAACGAGCTGCAAAGTCAAATGGCCCTGATGGCACTCTCCAGCAAGTCGCAGTCGCAGAAGCACGTCGTCACTCCACGAGTGCTCATCGACCAAGCTGACATGTATACGGCCGTATTTTCCTGCATTACAGAAGCAGAGCAACTTGGCAAAATTTTGCTGCTCTATTTGCATTCTCTTGCCCGGCACGGAATCGCCCCCAGCCACGAGCTCAGCAAACAGATCGTAATAGATTTGGTCAACAACAAGCAGTTCGACACACTGCAAAATTTGCTAAAGTATTCCGCCTTGAACGAGTCGAAACCGTTGGCATGCTTTCTGTTGTCGTTGTCCAACAAGCATCCATCGATATCGCAAATGGCGCTCGATATGCTGGCCCGCTTGAACGCCAACGAAATCATTCTGGAAGTTCTGCTCGAGCGGGGTCAGGTCATCGAAGCACTTCGTATTGCAAAGCAGATGCCGGGCGCGGACTCGTTGCCGGCAAGGAAATACCTTGAGGCGGCCTTCAAAACCAAAGACCCGCTGGTATTTCATTCGGTGTATAGTTTCTTCCAGGCGAAGAACATAAGAGTGCGGGGATCTCCGGACTTCCTGAAAC ATGAACAATGCGGAGAATATGTGCAACATTATCAGACGTTAATCAGCACGCAATGCCTATAG